Proteins from a genomic interval of Shewanella seohaensis:
- a CDS encoding ABC-three component system middle component 5: MLLYNKALDPNHTLLRMTALLISWKAESLESDALRLFDFLIANPAHIEKLSVPRDKFTDKNEFKSYKNRYQNFEPKSLFNAMKEIHFLAIERLVVLGVLKTGNNSSEYNVYLENIPEGLKSLAESKENSISSQAIDFIVENLISISVTGSDGLKKITSLMDYRYDVN, from the coding sequence ATGCTTTTATATAACAAAGCTCTGGATCCAAACCATACACTTCTGCGCATGACGGCATTACTAATTTCTTGGAAAGCTGAAAGTCTAGAAAGTGATGCACTGCGTTTATTTGACTTCTTAATCGCAAATCCTGCACATATTGAAAAACTATCTGTTCCAAGAGATAAATTTACCGATAAAAATGAGTTTAAAAGTTACAAAAACCGATATCAGAATTTTGAACCAAAAAGTCTCTTCAATGCGATGAAAGAAATACATTTTCTTGCTATTGAGCGACTAGTTGTTCTTGGGGTGTTGAAAACAGGTAATAACTCCTCGGAATATAATGTCTACCTCGAAAATATTCCTGAAGGATTAAAGAGCTTAGCTGAATCAAAAGAAAATAGCATATCTAGTCAAGCAATTGATTTTATTGTTGAAAATTTAATATCGATCTCAGTTACGGGTTCTGATGGACTAAAAAAAATAACAAGCTTAATGGATTATAGATACGATGTTAATTAA
- a CDS encoding L,D-transpeptidase family protein — MMRFKQFKPALLLILSLVSASSFASTQQLETLLEPLSIGERAKVDNTQVISAKLLSRVYQVRQYQPLWQDRDYAGTMLDVIKSADDEGLSKEDYHYSKLVELYQQLSASSWQDEYRSNVFEVLLSDGIITYAIHLLNGKVNPSMLGKTWNYDETHLDFDTTLKQLEEHIKAHTVADAIAGLAPKIAPYHQLKQYLAQYKDLAARYPFSPIPYTEVIKPGSTSPSVQGIATRLTELGYLAASAPADNSAAQNQPLTYDSTLEAAVRQFQTDHSLKADGVIGAGTMAALNVPYSQRVDQIRINLERARWLSANLPANYLIVNLAGYELLLFKDNSLSWRTDIIIGKINAKTPLFKSKLKYVVVNPTWTVPRSISTEIINHLRKDPDYLQKKHFKVVEGSGTPVDASGIDWHSMTRKNFPYWFVQDPGEDNSLGLVKFIFPNQYSIYLHDTPAKSLFEQTDRAFSHGCIRVKDPLVLADKLLSANANWSSNTLSSKLSEGKTENLFLDEPLDILIMYWTVTLKDGKIKFYNDIYKRDPVLIEALNRPTYEGVLADDGLLNTME, encoded by the coding sequence ATGATGCGCTTCAAACAATTCAAACCTGCCTTACTCCTGATCCTCAGTCTCGTTAGCGCGAGCAGCTTTGCGTCAACCCAACAGCTAGAGACTTTACTCGAACCCTTATCTATTGGTGAGCGAGCGAAAGTCGACAACACTCAGGTCATTAGTGCCAAGTTGCTGTCGCGGGTCTACCAAGTACGTCAATATCAGCCGCTTTGGCAAGATAGAGACTACGCGGGCACTATGCTCGATGTGATAAAAAGTGCCGATGATGAAGGATTGTCGAAGGAAGATTATCACTACTCCAAGCTAGTCGAACTTTACCAACAGCTCAGTGCCTCGAGTTGGCAGGATGAATACCGCAGCAATGTATTTGAAGTGCTCCTAAGCGATGGGATCATCACCTACGCCATTCATTTACTGAATGGCAAAGTAAACCCCAGTATGCTCGGCAAAACCTGGAATTATGATGAAACCCATCTCGATTTCGACACCACATTAAAGCAGCTCGAAGAACACATTAAAGCGCACACTGTGGCTGACGCTATTGCAGGCTTAGCGCCTAAGATTGCACCCTATCACCAGCTTAAACAGTATCTTGCCCAGTACAAAGACTTGGCGGCGCGTTATCCTTTTAGCCCCATACCCTATACGGAAGTCATCAAACCGGGTAGTACTTCCCCCTCGGTACAAGGTATTGCCACACGGCTAACCGAGTTAGGTTACTTAGCTGCAAGTGCGCCAGCGGACAATAGCGCCGCCCAGAACCAGCCCTTAACATACGACAGCACGCTTGAAGCCGCGGTGCGTCAATTCCAAACCGACCACAGTCTCAAAGCCGATGGCGTGATTGGTGCGGGCACTATGGCGGCGCTCAATGTGCCCTACTCGCAACGGGTCGATCAGATCCGTATTAACCTCGAGCGTGCGCGCTGGTTATCGGCAAACTTGCCCGCCAATTACCTGATCGTTAACTTAGCAGGTTATGAGCTGTTACTCTTTAAAGACAATAGCTTAAGCTGGCGAACCGACATTATCATCGGCAAAATTAACGCTAAAACGCCGCTGTTTAAATCCAAGTTAAAATACGTGGTCGTTAATCCAACTTGGACTGTGCCCCGCAGCATCTCGACAGAGATCATCAATCACTTACGTAAAGATCCCGATTATTTACAGAAGAAACACTTTAAAGTAGTCGAAGGCTCGGGCACGCCCGTCGATGCAAGTGGTATCGATTGGCATAGCATGACGCGCAAAAACTTCCCCTACTGGTTTGTGCAAGACCCTGGTGAAGATAACTCTCTAGGTTTAGTTAAGTTTATCTTCCCTAACCAATACTCGATTTATCTGCACGATACGCCAGCTAAAAGTCTGTTTGAACAAACGGATAGAGCCTTCAGTCATGGCTGTATTCGAGTCAAAGATCCACTCGTGCTGGCGGATAAATTGCTAAGTGCCAATGCCAATTGGTCAAGTAACACGCTCAGTAGCAAATTGAGTGAGGGAAAAACGGAAAACCTGTTCTTAGATGAACCCTTAGACATTTTGATCATGTATTGGACCGTCACCTTAAAGGACGGGAAAATCAAGTTTTACAATGACATATACAAACGCGATCCGGTACTTATCGAGGCGTTAAACCGCCCAACCTATGAGGGTGTGTTAGCCGATGATGGTTTACTCAACACTATGGAGTAA
- the sugE gene encoding quaternary ammonium compound efflux SMR transporter SugE encodes MSWFLLILAGLFEIGWAIGLKYTDGFSRLWPSVFTVFSMTVSVLLLGLAVKQLPIGTAYGVWVGIGAMGTAIAGIILLGEGVSLLKIVSLILILLGVLGLKLAH; translated from the coding sequence ATGAGCTGGTTTCTATTAATTCTTGCTGGGCTATTTGAAATTGGTTGGGCCATAGGGCTTAAGTACACCGACGGATTTAGCCGCCTCTGGCCGAGTGTCTTTACTGTGTTCTCCATGACAGTGAGTGTGCTGTTATTGGGGCTGGCGGTTAAACAGCTGCCAATAGGTACGGCGTATGGGGTTTGGGTTGGCATCGGTGCCATGGGCACCGCGATTGCGGGCATTATTCTCTTAGGTGAAGGGGTGAGCCTGCTGAAAATTGTCAGTTTAATCCTCATTTTGCTTGGCGTACTCGGTTTAAAACTCGCTCATTAA
- a CDS encoding ATP-binding protein → MLIKPTLKVERLHVKRGSIVAFDEAFHHGVNVLSGKNGSGKTSVIQLLMYGLGYEVPNWKEEAGLCDNIYVELKVNGSPVTIRRKNNGSDKQSMDFCFSEMDVALASPLTNWFNYPYSIGSKPSFSQQMFEVLGLPEAKADANNNNVTLHQVYRLIYADQSNTSSAIFNNEPFDSAFKRESVGKYLLGLYDNELYDAKIKLIEEEKNLQKIIAKLQAIQSVVGKTSFGEGVGTIEEQKKIY, encoded by the coding sequence ATGTTAATTAAACCTACTTTGAAGGTTGAGAGGCTTCATGTAAAAAGAGGCTCTATAGTCGCTTTTGATGAAGCCTTTCATCATGGCGTTAATGTATTGTCTGGTAAGAATGGTTCTGGCAAAACCTCCGTAATTCAACTTTTAATGTATGGACTAGGATACGAAGTCCCAAATTGGAAAGAAGAAGCGGGTCTTTGTGACAATATTTATGTTGAGTTAAAAGTCAATGGCAGTCCCGTTACCATTAGGCGTAAAAACAATGGTTCAGATAAGCAATCAATGGATTTTTGTTTTTCAGAAATGGATGTGGCATTAGCCTCTCCTCTCACAAATTGGTTTAATTATCCGTATTCAATAGGAAGCAAACCGAGTTTTTCTCAACAAATGTTTGAAGTACTTGGCCTGCCCGAAGCAAAAGCAGATGCAAACAATAACAATGTAACTTTACATCAAGTATATCGACTAATTTATGCAGACCAATCAAATACTTCTAGTGCCATATTTAACAATGAGCCGTTCGATTCTGCATTCAAAAGGGAATCTGTAGGTAAATACTTATTAGGCTTATACGATAATGAACTTTATGACGCAAAGATAAAACTTATTGAAGAAGAAAAGAATCTACAAAAGATAATTGCAAAACTTCAGGCAATTCAGTCGGTCGTTGGAAAGACTTCTTTTGGTGAGGGTGTCGGAACCATTGAAGAACAGAAAAAAATATATTAG
- a CDS encoding acetyl/propionyl/methylcrotonyl-CoA carboxylase subunit alpha has translation MLTNSMFTKLLIANRGEIACRIIKTAQAMGVRTVALYSDADKNARHVAMADESFYLGGSAPADSYLKGDLIIEIAKKAQAQAIHPGYGFLSENADFARKCEAAGIVFVGPGSDAIDAMGSKSAAKAIMTAAQVPLVPGYHGDDQTDATLKAEALKIGFPMLIKAAYGGGGKGMRIVEHEGEIMDAINSARREAASSFGNDKLLMERYLRQPRHVEVQVFADTFGNAIYLSDRDCSIQRRHQKVVEEAPAPGLSDELRAQMGEAAVAAAKAIDYVGAGTVEFLLDTDNSFYFMEMNTRLQVEHPVTEMVTGQDLVKWQLMVASGQPLPLKQDEVRIHGHAFEVRIYAEDPQNEFLPASGKLNFLREPEQSKYVRIDSGIRENDVISNFYDPMIAKLIVWDESRPRALQRLVHALESYQISGLKHNIEFLANIAEHPAFAKADFSTDFINRYGDALIGSASSETDTAIAFAALYQVLARKEAAKAQAINSADPYSPWGQVSGFRLNSVSQHTIALLDDAHELQQLVLLDFGDHYQLSQPAAEGQVSKSLSGELKQDLLLAEINGHKSKVPVSAQGDDFTLFLPSGSYHFRAVKTQVVEAESSNEDKLKAPMNGTVVTHLVEVGAEVKAGQGLLVMEAMKMEYTIEAPFDGIVTEFYFKAGELVSDGAVLLHVEPKAQSEEA, from the coding sequence ATGTTGACTAACAGCATGTTCACTAAGCTTTTAATTGCTAACCGTGGTGAAATTGCCTGCCGCATTATCAAAACCGCGCAGGCCATGGGCGTTCGCACCGTAGCCTTATATTCCGATGCCGATAAAAACGCCCGCCATGTTGCCATGGCCGACGAATCGTTTTACTTAGGTGGCAGCGCCCCGGCGGATTCTTACCTCAAGGGCGACTTGATTATTGAAATCGCCAAAAAAGCTCAGGCGCAAGCCATTCACCCAGGTTATGGTTTTTTATCGGAAAACGCCGACTTTGCCCGCAAGTGTGAGGCGGCCGGTATCGTGTTTGTTGGCCCTGGCAGCGATGCCATCGATGCCATGGGCAGCAAGAGTGCAGCCAAAGCCATTATGACGGCGGCTCAAGTGCCTTTAGTGCCGGGTTACCATGGCGACGATCAAACCGATGCCACCCTCAAGGCTGAAGCCTTAAAAATCGGCTTTCCGATGCTGATTAAAGCCGCCTACGGTGGCGGTGGCAAAGGCATGCGTATCGTTGAGCATGAAGGCGAAATCATGGACGCCATCAACTCGGCGCGCCGTGAAGCGGCCTCGTCTTTTGGCAACGATAAGTTATTGATGGAACGTTATTTACGCCAACCGCGCCACGTCGAAGTACAAGTGTTTGCCGACACCTTTGGCAATGCAATTTACTTATCGGATCGCGACTGCTCGATTCAGCGCCGCCATCAAAAAGTGGTCGAAGAAGCCCCTGCCCCAGGTTTAAGTGATGAACTGCGCGCCCAAATGGGTGAAGCCGCCGTCGCTGCCGCCAAGGCCATCGATTATGTCGGTGCGGGAACCGTTGAATTCCTGTTAGATACCGACAATAGCTTCTACTTTATGGAGATGAATACCCGTCTGCAGGTAGAGCATCCTGTGACCGAAATGGTGACGGGCCAAGACTTAGTCAAATGGCAGTTAATGGTCGCCAGTGGTCAGCCGTTACCGCTCAAACAGGACGAAGTGCGTATCCATGGACACGCCTTTGAGGTACGTATTTACGCCGAAGATCCGCAAAATGAGTTTTTACCCGCCAGCGGTAAGCTCAACTTCCTGCGCGAGCCCGAGCAAAGCAAATACGTGCGTATCGATTCCGGCATCCGTGAAAACGATGTGATCAGTAATTTCTACGATCCTATGATAGCCAAGCTCATCGTGTGGGATGAGTCGCGTCCGCGCGCGCTACAGCGCCTAGTGCATGCCCTCGAGTCCTACCAAATCAGCGGGCTTAAGCACAATATTGAATTTTTGGCGAATATTGCCGAGCATCCTGCCTTTGCCAAGGCGGATTTTAGCACCGACTTTATCAACCGTTACGGCGATGCGCTGATTGGCAGTGCTTCGAGCGAAACCGATACGGCTATCGCTTTTGCCGCGCTGTATCAAGTACTTGCCCGTAAAGAAGCCGCCAAGGCACAGGCAATTAATAGCGCCGATCCTTACTCGCCTTGGGGCCAAGTCAGTGGCTTTAGACTCAACAGCGTTAGCCAGCATACTATTGCCCTGCTCGACGATGCCCACGAATTACAACAATTGGTGTTATTAGACTTTGGCGATCACTACCAATTATCCCAACCCGCAGCAGAGGGCCAAGTGAGCAAGTCCCTGAGTGGTGAGCTTAAGCAGGATTTACTGTTAGCCGAAATCAACGGCCATAAGAGTAAAGTGCCCGTCAGCGCTCAGGGCGATGATTTTACACTGTTTTTACCCTCAGGCAGTTATCACTTCAGGGCGGTAAAAACCCAAGTGGTTGAGGCCGAATCCAGCAATGAAGATAAACTCAAGGCCCCGATGAACGGCACAGTCGTCACCCACTTAGTGGAAGTCGGTGCAGAGGTGAAGGCGGGACAAGGGCTACTGGTGATGGAAGCGATGAAGATGGAATACACCATCGAAGCGCCCTTCGACGGTATTGTTACCGAGTTCTACTTCAAGGCGGGCGAGTTAGTGAGCGATGGCGCCGTGCTGCTCCATGTTGAGCCCAAAGCCCAGAGTGAGGAAGCCTAA
- a CDS encoding coiled-coil domain-containing protein, translated as MISYSSDKKETESSAKESVAIRNKLLEVETEIQQLNYNILDSEEFVSELIDKQCALRDSIKVGGLIDGFKFSSCPSCHKSLKEKAKDCCSLCGEPIESTDSSNSLLRMKNEIAIQLRESEKLLEKKKQKLTDLTNKRKELRSLFRKQVSKVTASMSSVDASKERQLFDLYRLTGELEEKLQTLDKIAELHQSLIELRGERDTVQSEVNRLSDKIELIGKQRFKREPEIQALISEKLCELLRKDNGSEKEFKNAEYAEFDFAANSVSVNGKTAFSESGIVLLNNAFHVALLMAALEKTYVRLPRFLVLDGIENGGMEDDRSKNFQKVVVEALSRYETDFQLVFATKNIDESLRSKDYIVGEEYSESNKSLKSFN; from the coding sequence TTGATTTCATACAGTTCTGATAAAAAAGAAACAGAATCCTCTGCAAAAGAAAGCGTAGCAATTCGGAACAAACTGTTAGAGGTAGAAACTGAAATTCAGCAATTGAATTACAATATACTTGACTCTGAAGAGTTTGTATCTGAGCTTATTGACAAACAGTGTGCGCTAAGAGACTCAATTAAAGTTGGAGGTTTGATTGATGGATTCAAATTCTCATCGTGTCCAAGTTGCCATAAATCACTCAAAGAAAAAGCCAAGGACTGCTGTAGCTTATGTGGTGAGCCGATAGAGTCAACAGATAGTTCGAATAGTCTCCTTAGAATGAAGAATGAAATAGCAATCCAGCTTCGTGAATCTGAAAAGTTATTGGAAAAGAAAAAGCAAAAACTAACGGATCTTACAAATAAGCGAAAGGAATTAAGAAGCTTATTCAGGAAACAAGTTAGCAAAGTTACTGCAAGCATGAGCTCTGTCGATGCAAGCAAAGAAAGGCAGCTATTTGATCTTTACCGGCTAACAGGTGAACTCGAAGAAAAACTTCAAACATTAGATAAAATTGCTGAGCTTCATCAGTCTTTAATCGAATTGCGTGGTGAGCGAGACACTGTTCAGTCTGAAGTTAACAGGCTTAGTGACAAAATAGAATTGATAGGAAAACAAAGATTTAAGCGTGAGCCGGAAATTCAGGCGCTTATCTCCGAGAAGCTTTGTGAGTTGCTTCGAAAAGATAATGGTTCAGAAAAGGAATTTAAAAATGCAGAGTATGCAGAGTTTGATTTTGCTGCCAATAGTGTATCAGTGAATGGAAAAACAGCCTTCTCAGAAAGTGGAATAGTCTTGTTAAATAACGCTTTTCATGTTGCTCTGTTGATGGCAGCACTTGAAAAAACATATGTACGCCTCCCCAGATTCTTGGTTCTCGATGGTATTGAAAATGGCGGGATGGAAGATGACCGCTCGAAGAACTTTCAAAAGGTCGTTGTTGAGGCTCTATCCCGTTACGAAACAGATTTTCAATTGGTCTTTGCGACAAAAAATATTGATGAAAGTTTAAGGTCAAAGGATTATATAGTTGGTGAGGAATATAGCGAGTCAAATAAAAGCCTAAAATCTTTTAATTGA
- a CDS encoding isovaleryl-CoA dehydrogenase codes for MNSLYTSLNFGLGEEVDMLRDAVQDFAKHEIAPIAAKVDHDNAFPNEIWPVLGGMGLLGVTVPEEYGGANMGYLAHVVAMEEISRASASIGLSYGAHSNLCVNQINRNGNAEQKAKYLPKLVSGEHIGALAMSEPNAGSDVVSMKLHARKEGDRYILNGNKMWITNGPDANTYVIYAKTDLTKGAHGITAFIVERGFKGFSQAQKLDKLGMRGSNTCELVFEDVEVPEENILGGLNNGVKVLMSGLDYERVVLSGGPLGIMNACMDIVVPYIHEREQFGKSIGEFQLVQGKLADMYTGMNAAKAYVYSVAKSCDRGETTRKDAAGAILYSAELATKMALDAIQLLGGNGYVNEYATGRLLRDAKLYEIGAGTSEIRRMLIGRELFNESK; via the coding sequence ATGAACTCACTCTACACCAGTCTCAATTTTGGCCTAGGCGAAGAAGTCGATATGCTGCGCGATGCGGTGCAAGATTTCGCTAAACACGAAATCGCCCCCATTGCCGCTAAAGTCGACCACGACAATGCCTTCCCTAACGAAATTTGGCCCGTGCTCGGTGGAATGGGACTCTTAGGTGTTACTGTGCCTGAGGAATACGGCGGAGCAAACATGGGCTATCTTGCCCACGTGGTCGCCATGGAAGAGATTTCCCGTGCCTCGGCCTCTATCGGGTTAAGTTACGGCGCCCACTCCAACCTGTGTGTCAACCAAATTAATCGCAACGGTAATGCTGAGCAAAAAGCCAAGTATTTACCAAAGCTGGTCAGCGGTGAACATATCGGCGCTCTGGCGATGAGTGAGCCCAATGCAGGGTCAGATGTGGTTTCTATGAAGCTGCACGCCCGTAAAGAAGGCGACCGCTATATCCTCAATGGCAACAAAATGTGGATCACCAACGGTCCCGATGCCAATACCTATGTAATTTATGCCAAAACCGACTTAACCAAAGGCGCACACGGCATCACGGCCTTTATCGTTGAGCGTGGTTTTAAAGGTTTCAGCCAAGCGCAAAAACTCGACAAACTGGGGATGCGCGGTTCAAACACCTGTGAACTGGTGTTTGAAGATGTCGAAGTGCCAGAGGAAAACATTCTCGGCGGCCTCAACAATGGCGTCAAAGTGCTGATGAGCGGCTTAGATTACGAGCGCGTCGTGCTGTCAGGCGGCCCGCTGGGGATCATGAACGCCTGTATGGACATCGTCGTGCCTTATATCCACGAGCGTGAGCAATTTGGCAAATCCATCGGTGAATTCCAATTAGTACAAGGCAAATTAGCCGATATGTACACCGGCATGAACGCCGCCAAAGCCTATGTGTATAGCGTGGCGAAATCCTGCGATCGCGGTGAAACCACCCGCAAAGACGCCGCGGGCGCCATTCTTTACAGCGCGGAGCTGGCGACCAAAATGGCACTGGATGCCATTCAATTGCTCGGCGGTAACGGATACGTCAACGAGTATGCCACTGGCCGCTTACTGCGCGATGCCAAACTCTATGAGATTGGCGCCGGCACCTCAGAAATTCGCCGTATGCTGATTGGCCGCGAGCTCTTTAACGAATCGAAATAA
- a CDS encoding hydroxymethylglutaryl-CoA lyase, which yields MSALDLSNLSATSVSASSDRVSLFEMGPRDGLQNEAAVPTQAKVALIESLADAGVKRIEAGSFVSPKWVPQMADSGEVLRQIRRQAGVVYSALTPNVKGLELALDAKASEVAIFGAASQSFSQRNINCSIEESIERFIPLMDMAKAANIPVRGYVSCVLGCPYEGEIAASEVARVSEILYKMGCYEISLGDTIGVGTPLKARKMLQAVMERVPVEKLALHFHDTYGQALANITACLDLGVRSFDASVAGLGGCPYAKGASGNLASEDLVYMLHGLGLKTGIDLEKLALAGFGISKQLNRLNGSKVANAILQGAKA from the coding sequence ATGTCTGCGCTGGATCTTTCGAACTTAAGCGCGACCTCGGTAAGCGCCAGCTCGGATAGGGTTAGCCTGTTCGAGATGGGGCCACGTGATGGCTTGCAGAATGAAGCCGCCGTCCCGACACAGGCCAAAGTCGCCTTGATTGAATCCCTCGCCGATGCGGGCGTGAAGCGAATTGAAGCAGGCAGCTTTGTGTCACCCAAATGGGTGCCACAAATGGCCGATAGCGGCGAAGTATTGCGCCAAATTCGCCGTCAAGCGGGCGTGGTTTACAGCGCCCTCACCCCCAATGTCAAAGGCTTGGAGCTGGCGCTGGATGCAAAAGCTTCCGAAGTCGCTATCTTTGGTGCGGCGTCACAAAGCTTTAGCCAACGCAATATCAACTGTTCGATTGAAGAGTCGATTGAACGCTTTATCCCGTTGATGGACATGGCAAAAGCCGCCAATATCCCAGTGCGTGGCTATGTGTCCTGCGTTTTAGGCTGCCCCTATGAAGGGGAAATCGCGGCGAGCGAAGTGGCAAGAGTGTCTGAAATCCTTTACAAAATGGGCTGTTACGAAATTTCGCTCGGCGACACTATCGGTGTAGGCACGCCGTTAAAAGCCCGTAAAATGCTGCAAGCCGTGATGGAGCGAGTGCCGGTAGAAAAACTCGCCCTGCACTTCCACGACACCTATGGCCAAGCATTAGCCAATATTACCGCCTGCCTCGACTTAGGTGTGCGCAGCTTTGATGCCTCAGTGGCGGGCCTAGGTGGTTGCCCGTATGCAAAAGGCGCATCGGGCAATCTGGCGAGTGAAGACTTGGTCTATATGCTCCACGGGCTCGGTTTGAAGACGGGTATCGATTTAGAAAAACTGGCATTAGCGGGTTTTGGGATCAGCAAACAATTAAATCGTCTTAATGGCTCTAAAGTCGCCAATGCAATCTTGCAGGGCGCTAAAGCCTAG
- a CDS encoding 3-oxoacid CoA-transferase subunit B produces the protein MALSREQLAQRVAKELQDGYYVNLGIGIPTLVANYIPAGMEVMLQSENGLLGMGEFPTEETIDPDLINAGKQTVTAVKGASFFSSAESFAMIRGGHVDLTVLGAFEVDVNGSIASWMIPGKLIKGMGGAMDLVAGAENIIVTMMHADKYGNSKLLPVCELPLTGYGCIKRVVTDLAFIEIKDGAFHLLERAPGVSVEEIVSKTAGKLIVPDHVPEMVF, from the coding sequence ATGGCATTATCAAGAGAACAACTGGCACAGCGCGTTGCCAAAGAATTACAAGACGGCTACTACGTCAACCTCGGTATTGGTATTCCCACGCTCGTGGCCAACTACATTCCCGCAGGCATGGAAGTGATGCTGCAATCGGAAAACGGCCTGCTCGGCATGGGTGAATTTCCGACGGAAGAAACCATCGATCCGGATTTAATCAACGCCGGCAAACAAACCGTTACCGCGGTAAAAGGGGCCTCGTTTTTCTCCTCCGCCGAAAGCTTTGCGATGATCCGTGGCGGCCATGTGGACTTAACCGTACTCGGCGCCTTTGAGGTCGATGTGAATGGTTCCATTGCCTCATGGATGATCCCAGGCAAGCTCATCAAGGGCATGGGCGGCGCAATGGATTTAGTCGCGGGTGCGGAAAATATCATCGTCACTATGATGCACGCCGATAAGTACGGCAACTCTAAGCTGTTACCCGTGTGCGAATTGCCCCTCACAGGTTACGGCTGTATCAAACGTGTTGTCACCGATTTAGCCTTTATCGAGATTAAAGATGGCGCCTTCCATCTGTTAGAGCGCGCCCCCGGTGTCAGCGTTGAAGAAATTGTCAGCAAAACCGCTGGCAAATTAATCGTGCCTGACCATGTACCAGAGATGGTGTTTTAA
- a CDS encoding CoA transferase subunit A: protein MAGLNKVVSSYEEALAGLSDDMTIMVGGFGLCGIPEGLINQMVKMGVKGLTAISNNAGVDDFGLGLLLKHRQISTMIASYVGENATFEQQMLSGELNVILTPQGTLAEKSARAVPVFRRFSPPQATVPPWRKAKKPSEIKGRHYVLEESLTADFALVRAWKADTMGNLVFRKTAANFNPMMATAGKITVVEAEFIVEPGELDPDHIHTPGIYVDRVIQGKFEKRIEQRTVKAAK, encoded by the coding sequence ATGGCAGGACTCAATAAAGTCGTCAGCAGCTATGAAGAAGCGTTAGCAGGTTTATCCGATGATATGACCATTATGGTTGGCGGTTTTGGCCTGTGCGGTATTCCTGAAGGCTTAATCAATCAAATGGTTAAGATGGGCGTTAAGGGCTTAACCGCCATTTCAAACAACGCTGGTGTGGATGATTTCGGTCTGGGCTTATTGTTAAAACATCGCCAGATTTCGACCATGATCGCCTCCTACGTAGGTGAGAACGCCACTTTCGAACAGCAAATGCTCTCGGGCGAACTCAATGTGATTTTAACGCCGCAGGGCACGCTGGCGGAAAAATCCGCGCGGGCGGTGCCGGTATTCCGGCGTTTTTCACCGCCACAGGCTACGGTACCCCCGTGGCGGAAGGCAAAGAAACCCAGTGAAATCAAAGGCCGTCATTATGTGTTAGAAGAGTCTCTGACTGCCGATTTTGCCCTCGTTCGCGCTTGGAAGGCCGATACTATGGGTAACTTAGTGTTCCGCAAAACCGCCGCTAACTTTAACCCTATGATGGCGACTGCGGGCAAAATCACGGTAGTGGAAGCCGAGTTTATTGTGGAGCCGGGCGAGCTCGATCCTGATCATATCCATACACCCGGCATTTATGTTGATCGCGTCATCCAAGGCAAGTTCGAGAAACGTATCGAGCAGCGCACGGTAAAAGCGGCGAAATAA
- a CDS encoding enoyl-CoA hydratase-related protein produces MTDTQHQNTSTQSLGNLQHVSYVLNNGVGELILNRAEVHNAFDEVMISEMIAVLGYFAEHKDCKLLVLKANGKNFSAGADLNWMRKQAKMDFDQNLNDAKALAKLMQDLDTFPKPTIALVQGAAFGGALGLICASDIAIATERASFCLSEVKLGLIPAVISPYVARAMGNRASRRYMLTAERFDAQTALKLNVIHEINDDLAAAAQPIITALLANSPQGMAWVKTLLARLEDGVIDQDTIDYTSERIARIRVSDEGQEGLNAFFEKRQPNWHTPTDTQGVL; encoded by the coding sequence ATGACTGACACACAACACCAGAACACTAGCACTCAATCCTTAGGCAATTTGCAGCACGTCAGCTATGTGCTGAATAATGGCGTGGGCGAGTTAATCCTTAACCGAGCAGAAGTGCACAACGCCTTCGATGAGGTGATGATCAGCGAAATGATTGCTGTCCTCGGTTATTTTGCCGAGCACAAAGACTGCAAACTCTTGGTATTAAAAGCCAATGGCAAAAACTTCAGTGCAGGCGCCGACTTAAACTGGATGCGCAAACAAGCCAAGATGGATTTTGATCAAAACCTGAATGACGCCAAGGCGCTGGCTAAGCTGATGCAGGATTTAGATACCTTTCCAAAACCCACTATCGCCTTAGTCCAAGGCGCTGCCTTTGGCGGCGCACTTGGGTTAATTTGCGCCAGTGATATTGCCATCGCCACTGAGCGCGCAAGCTTCTGCTTAAGCGAAGTCAAACTAGGGCTTATCCCTGCGGTAATTAGCCCCTACGTTGCCCGCGCCATGGGTAATCGCGCCTCACGCCGCTATATGCTGACCGCGGAGCGTTTTGATGCGCAAACGGCGCTCAAACTCAATGTTATCCATGAAATAAACGATGATTTAGCGGCCGCAGCCCAACCGATTATCACCGCGCTGCTCGCCAACAGCCCGCAGGGAATGGCATGGGTAAAGACCCTACTCGCCCGCCTCGAAGACGGCGTGATAGACCAAGATACGATTGATTACACCAGCGAGCGCATCGCCCGCATTCGGGTATCTGATGAAGGCCAAGAAGGTTTAAACGCCTTCTTCGAAAAACGTCAGCCGAACTGGCACACGCCAACAGATACTCAAGGAGTTCTTTGA